Proteins encoded within one genomic window of Aurantiacibacter spongiae:
- a CDS encoding McrB family protein — MGFVVVRLGKDSVPTIRRFSDGTSEPPFDFEFTCKQVEETIDEGDYAFIYLGSDNNQGVETAWKQGLRGIAKIVGLDRGEGFNDESTFTLRVISVFPKSLDQFDFLERSATLYKYFSKYPVIGIKSSRNNAVQRVRDDPRENTSALLTAIKLLYPELSDNLVAHADELLDMLEFIPENEVPQNGGIASADDPVLRMVERAINERNELNFLFLGSPGTGKTWHAHRVANALTGANGNRIAFLQFHPSMAYDDFVEGYSPTLAADQTSIKYEIKPKHFLKLCDAARADADNHYVMVIDEISRGDPSRVFGEMLTYVEPDYRDRTFTLGYSGKPYSVPSNLIIIATANPYDRSVGEMDDAFLRRFEIVEFDPDKDVLRRRLTENGMPEDLQRKVLHLFDNLNATVPNGVGHAHFFGLRTVADVEQVWRSRLRFMVQRMLQFEPEKWEAIVQKYEEMFGNEAGNAETDQGETDQTEVDAANDAGDQTVTEVTGNEETNA; from the coding sequence ATGGGATTCGTTGTTGTTCGATTGGGAAAGGATAGCGTTCCGACAATTCGGCGGTTTTCGGACGGAACTTCCGAGCCGCCTTTCGACTTCGAGTTCACGTGCAAGCAGGTCGAGGAAACCATAGATGAGGGCGACTACGCTTTCATCTATCTAGGTTCGGACAACAATCAGGGCGTGGAAACCGCTTGGAAGCAGGGGCTTCGCGGGATCGCCAAGATTGTCGGCCTGGATCGCGGGGAAGGGTTTAATGACGAGAGCACGTTCACCCTTCGCGTAATCTCGGTGTTTCCAAAGAGCTTGGATCAGTTCGATTTTCTCGAACGAAGCGCGACACTTTATAAGTACTTTTCAAAGTACCCTGTTATCGGGATCAAATCGTCGAGGAACAACGCAGTCCAGCGAGTCCGGGATGATCCCCGCGAAAACACTAGTGCCCTCCTAACCGCGATCAAGCTGCTCTACCCGGAGCTTTCAGATAACCTAGTCGCTCATGCAGATGAGCTGCTCGATATGCTGGAGTTTATCCCAGAAAATGAGGTTCCCCAAAATGGGGGGATAGCATCGGCAGACGATCCTGTTCTGCGAATGGTAGAAAGAGCGATCAACGAGCGAAATGAGCTGAATTTTCTCTTTCTCGGCTCACCTGGTACTGGCAAGACATGGCATGCCCACAGAGTGGCGAACGCTCTGACCGGTGCAAATGGAAATCGCATCGCGTTCCTCCAATTCCACCCTTCTATGGCCTATGACGACTTTGTAGAGGGCTATTCTCCGACACTTGCTGCGGATCAGACCTCCATCAAATATGAGATCAAACCGAAGCACTTTTTGAAGCTTTGCGACGCAGCCCGCGCCGATGCGGATAACCACTACGTCATGGTCATTGATGAAATTTCCCGAGGCGATCCAAGCAGGGTTTTCGGAGAAATGCTGACTTATGTGGAGCCAGATTATCGCGACCGAACTTTCACTTTGGGATATTCGGGCAAACCCTACAGCGTTCCATCCAACCTCATAATCATTGCCACCGCCAACCCCTATGATCGATCTGTTGGCGAGATGGATGACGCATTTCTTCGACGGTTTGAAATTGTGGAGTTTGACCCCGACAAGGACGTCCTACGCCGTAGGTTGACCGAAAACGGTATGCCGGAAGACTTGCAGAGAAAGGTCTTGCACCTCTTTGACAACCTTAATGCAACCGTCCCGAATGGCGTAGGACATGCCCACTTTTTCGGGCTCAGAACGGTAGCAGATGTAGAGCAAGTTTGGCGCTCTCGCCTCCGCTTTATGGTGCAGCGAATGCTGCAATTCGAGCCCGAGAAATGGGAAGCTATCGTGCAGAAGTACGAGGAGATGTTTGGCAATGAGGCAGGAAATGCTGAAACCGATCAAGGCGAAACCGACCAAACCGAAGTTGACGCGGCTAACGACGCGGGTGATCAAACGGTGACCGAAGTCACCGGCAATGAGGAAACCAATGCCTAG